A single Lactuca sativa cultivar Salinas chromosome 8, Lsat_Salinas_v11, whole genome shotgun sequence DNA region contains:
- the LOC111907689 gene encoding photosystem I reaction center subunit IV A, chloroplastic codes for MASCSMASAASRFLVTPNVTSNTTTVKCHMVSLPFQNKRVSRLVVRAAEDTEPPAATAEPAKAETPKPKPPPIGPKRGAKVKILRKESYWFKGVGSVVTVDQDPKSRYPVVVRFTKVNYANVSTNNYALDEIQEV; via the exons ATGGCAAGTTGCAGTATGGCATCTGCTGCTTCAAGATTCTTGGTGACACCAAATGTCACTTCCAACACAACCACCGTCAAGTGCCATATGGTTTCCTTACCTTTCCAAAACAAAAGAGTTTCAAGACTGGTTGTTAGGGCTGCTGAAGATACGGAACCACCGGCTGCCACTGCTGAACCAGCCAAGGCAGAGACGCCTAAGCCTAAGCCACCGCCGATTGGACCCAAGAGAGGAGCTAAG GTGAAAATCTTGAGGAAGGAGTCGTACTGGTTTAAGGGAGTGGGATCGGTTGTTACTGTAGATCAG GACCCAAAGTCTCGATACCCAGTTGTTGTGCGTTTTACCAAAGTGAATTATGCAAATGTTTCAACCAACAACTATGCATTGGATGAGATTCAAGAAGTTTAG